From one Lolium rigidum isolate FL_2022 chromosome 4, APGP_CSIRO_Lrig_0.1, whole genome shotgun sequence genomic stretch:
- the LOC124648219 gene encoding polygalacturonase At1g48100-like — translation SVYPLPSFLPAPSTHRHCHHRRTADRYKVAGTKMSLGSKGLAILLIFVSLALSSGVSICDARSGSRWRQKNGPSTTMFRSKGKGKNGGSSHRRYQPSPSTGPSVPVSPSPVVPTPSPGGGNCYTSPSPPPPLPPSPPPQASPLPPSPPPPQALPVPPPEAPSQDTAFNVVAFGAKGDGVTDDTQAFEAAWAAACKVEASTILVPSELEFVVGPISFSGPNCKPNILFQLDGTILAKTGARAWGSGLLQWLEFTKLNGITIQGSGVINGRGQEWWANSDPNDDDDMDAYNQELEKMPQTKPTALRFYGSSNVRVTGISIVNSSQCHLKFDSCQGVMVHNLTISSPEDSPNTDGIHLQNSKDVNIHHTNLACGDDCISIQTGCSGINIHNVNCGPGHGISIGGLGKYNTKACVSNITVRDVNMFRTMTGVRIKTWQGGSGLVQNIRFSNIQMSEVQTPIMIDQFYCDKTACPNQTSAVAVSGVQYENIQGTFTIKPAHFACSDSSPCSEITLTGIQLKPLVVPQYHTCGPFCWQAFGELSTPTVPPIPCLQLGKPGGNHDVC, via the exons TCTGTCTATCCCCTGCCCAGCTTCCTTCCAGCCCCAAGCACACACAGACACTGCCACCATCGACGAACTGCAGACAGATACAAAGTTGCAGGCACGAAGATGAGCCTTGGGTCGAAAGGTCTCGCCATCCTGCTTATCTTTGTCTCGCTTGCTCTGAGCTCCGGCGTTAGCATCTGCGACGCGAGAAGCGGCAGCCGCTGGAGGCAGAAGAACGGACCCTCCACCACCATGTTCAGAAGCAAAGGAAAAGGGAAGAACGGTGGTTCTTCCCACAGACGATACCAGCCGAGTCCAAGCACAGGTCCGAGTGTGCCCGTCAGCCCGAGTCCAGTAGTGCCAACACCAAGTCCAGGTGGTGGAAACTGTTATACATCGCCAAGTCCCCCACCTCCTCtgccgccatcgccgccaccaCAAGCATCGCCtctgccaccgtcaccgccacctccACAAGCACTGCCTGTGCCGCCACCGGAAGCGCCATCGCAGGACACAGCCTTCAATGTGGTTGCTTTTGGAGCAAAGGGTGATGGAGTGACAGATGACACTCAG GCTTTCGAAGCAGCATGGGCAGCAGCATGCAAGGTGGAGGCATCTACCATTCTTGTACCATCTGAACTCGAGTTTGTTGTTGGCCCGATTTCATTTTCTGGGCCTAACTGTAAACCTAACATTCTATTCCAG CTGGATGGAACTATTTTAGCTAAAACTGGTGCACGAGCATGGGGCTCTGGTTTGCTTCAGTGGCTCGAGTTCACAAAACTAAATGGAATAACAATTCAAGGCAGTGGTGTCATAAATGGCCGGGGTCAAGAATGGTGGGCCAATTCAGATCCAAATGATGACGATGATATGGATGCA TACAATCAAGAGCTGGAGAAGATGCCACAGACTAAACCAACG GCGCTGAGGTTTTATGGTAGCTCCAATGTCAGAGTAACTGGTATCAGCATCGTGAACAGCTCCCAGTGTCATCTGAAGTTTGATAGCTGTCAAGGAGTGATGGTTCATAACTTAACCATCTCTTCCCCTGAGGATAGCCCCAATACCGATGGAATTCACCTGCAGAACTCCAAAGATGTCAACATTCACCACACAAACCTGGCTTGTG GTGATGACTGTATTTCCATCCAGACAGGCTGCAGTGGCATAAACATACACAACGTCAACTGCGGACCAGGACATGGCATCAGCATCGGTGGCCTAGGAAAGTACAACACCAAAGCATGTGTCTCCAACATCACCGTAAGAGACGTCAACATGTTCAGAACAATGACCGGCGTCAGAATCAAGACTTGGCAG GGCGGCTCAGGGCTGGTTCAGAACATAAGATTCTCGAACATACAAATGTCGGAGGTTCAGACACCAATCATGATAGACCAGTTCTACTGCGACAAGACGGCGTGCCCGAACCAGACCTCGGCGGTGGCGGTCTCGGGTGTGCAGTACGAGAACATCCAGGGCACTTTCACGATCAAGCCCGCCCACTTCGCGTGCAGCGACAGCTCGCCGTGCTCGGAGATCACCCTGACCGGGATACAGCTGAAGCCCCTGGTGGTGCCGCAGTACCACACGTGCGGCCCCTTCTGCTGGCAGGCCTTTGGGGAGCTCTCCACGCCCACCGTGCCTCCCATCCCTTGCTTGCAGCTCGGCAAGCCGGGCGGGAACCATGATGTGTGCTGA